The following proteins are co-located in the [Pasteurella] mairii genome:
- a CDS encoding outer membrane N-deacetylase: MFLTIPVLMYHHVSPAGGMINVSPQHFESQLVALKKAGYHTLRASEFADYLQGKIDGRAERFKKAVVLTFDDGYLNNWVYAHALLQKYGLNAILFAATGEIGQGEVRPHLLDHSGKALPPSYEHHTSKKMKQEGKIDEVMARWSELRAMEQAGTFEIFSHTHSHRRWDLLCENAAEKSAKLAEDLQLSRQVLARELAKSNTKHLCWPQGYYDEDYVREAVAQGFKYLYTTDAYGFNRPHMDSRFIYRISVKNRSGAWLRQRLFVARHPIIGRVYNGLKKSKAA, encoded by the coding sequence ATGTTCTTGACGATACCTGTTCTTATGTATCACCATGTCAGCCCCGCCGGCGGCATGATCAATGTCAGCCCGCAACATTTTGAATCACAATTAGTGGCGTTGAAAAAAGCCGGTTATCATACCTTGAGGGCAAGCGAATTTGCGGATTATTTACAAGGAAAGATTGACGGACGCGCTGAGCGTTTTAAAAAAGCGGTGGTGCTGACCTTTGATGATGGTTATTTGAATAATTGGGTGTATGCCCATGCGTTATTACAAAAATATGGGCTAAATGCCATTTTGTTTGCCGCCACTGGCGAAATTGGGCAAGGCGAGGTACGTCCGCATTTGTTGGATCATTCCGGAAAGGCGTTGCCACCTAGTTATGAACATCATACCAGCAAGAAAATGAAACAAGAAGGGAAGATAGATGAGGTGATGGCGCGTTGGTCGGAATTGCGCGCCATGGAACAAGCGGGAACCTTTGAAATTTTTAGTCATACGCACAGCCATCGTCGCTGGGATTTGTTGTGTGAGAATGCCGCAGAGAAAAGCGCAAAACTTGCCGAGGATTTACAACTTTCTCGTCAGGTATTAGCGCGTGAGTTAGCAAAATCCAACACGAAGCATCTTTGTTGGCCACAAGGTTATTATGATGAAGATTATGTGCGCGAGGCGGTTGCGCAGGGGTTTAAGTATTTGTATACCACAGATGCATACGGTTTTAATCGCCCACATATGGATAGCCGCTTTATTTATCGTATTTCGGTAAAAAATCGCTCCGGTGCTTGGCTGCGGCAACGACTTTTTGTGGCGCGGCACCCAATCATTGGGCGAGTTTATAACGGGCTTAAAAAATCCAAAGCTGCATAA